The segment GCGACCGATCCCGGGATGAGCGTTCAGATCTCTAAGCTTTGAGCGATCACGGCGAGATTCGCACCCGTACCTGTTGAGTGCTGGCACTCGCATGGGTAGAGTGCTAGTTGGCTCCGAAATGCAGCGCTGCGGCACCCGCGACGACGTGGCAAAGCGATCCGGTGCCATGAACTTTCAATCAGTGACATGAAGGAAAAGGACTGACATCGTGGCGAGCGTGAACATCAAGCCGCTCGAGGACAAGATCCTCGTTCAGGCCGTCGAGGCTGAGACCACCACCGCTTCCGGCCTGGTCATCCCCGACTCGGCCAAGGAGAAGCCCCAGGAGGGCAAGGTTATCGCCGTCGGCGAAGGCCGCGTCA is part of the Gordonia phthalatica genome and harbors:
- the groES gene encoding co-chaperone GroES; this encodes MASVNIKPLEDKILVQAVEAETTTASGLVIPDSAKEKPQEGKVIAVGEGRVTDQGTRIPVDVQEGDVVIYSKYGGTEVKYEGQEYLILSARDILAVVG